The Acetivibrio cellulolyticus CD2 genome segment TGCAGAAATTGTCTATCTTATGAAAAATGGATACTATAAGCATCTCCAATATAAATATGACAAGCTTCTTTCAAGCCCGGAAAACAAATACAATGGTTTTGAGAGTTATTTTGATTCGTGTCTTTACAGGGACAGGGATATTCTCGGCATCTCTATATACAGCGGTACTCAGTCTGAAGCGTTTGTCTATTCCAACACAGGGCTGAGCATATATGATAAAGATCCGGTAATAACAAACTATTTTAAAAATCAGTCTGTAAACGATCAAGGTGTAATGATTATTCCGACCCATCCGGTTAATTTCCTGAATGATAGCAATGCTTCCCGCGTATTTACAGTTGTTTACCAGGTTAAAGATACTTTTTCTTCCGACGTATCAGGTTATATAACTATAGACTACTCAATTGACGGTATTAAAAACGAATTCAGTAAATATTCAAATGATTATAAAGGTACTGTATTAATATTTACACAGCAGGGTAAAACTATTTTTGATTCTTCAGATACGTACTATAATAATGACTATCCCTTTTATAGCAGTTTGAATGACACTAAAGGTGCTTCTCAGCTTTATAAGAACAATATAGTAAATACTGTTATATCACTCGATTCGGGTACTCTGGCAGCAGCAATTCTTCCCCAACAACTGCTTGAGGACGGCAGGAACCGTTCAGGCAGAACTATTTTCCTGATTTCTTTTGCCTGTATTATTGCCACTTTACTTCTAACCTTTATTACAATGCTGACTTTTTCAAAACGTATAGGTTCATTAATGTCCGGAATAAAGAGTATAGATTCAGGCGACCTTTCAAGTAGAATAACCATAAAAAGCAAGCAGGATGAAATAAGTGAGATAGCCGGAAGCTTTAACAATATGTGTGATCATTTAAACGAGTACATAGAAAAAGTGTATATGTCGGAAATAAAGCAAAAACAAGCTCAGCTAAAAGCGCTTGAGGCGCAGATTAATCCCCACTTTTTATATAATACCCTGGAATCCATAAGGATGAGGGCTCTTGTAAACGGCTCGAAAGATGTTGCTGAAATGATTTATCTCCTATCCTCGCTTTTCAGAAATTCCGTTAAGGGAAAATTTGTTATAACTATTGGCGAAGAAATAAAATATTGTAAAATGTACATAGAACTCTTTAATATGCGATTTATAGATAATATCCAGGTAACCTTTGATATTAAAGAAGATACTGCATGCAAGCTATGGTATCATGAAGCATTCAATACAGCCTCTGATCGAAAACTATATTGTTCATGGAATTGACACTGATAGACCCGATAATTTATTGACAATCAGGGCTTTTAAGCATGAGGGTGATATATACATATATGTTATAGACAATGGAAGCGGTATACCGGAAGAAAAGTTAAACCATATTAAGCAGAAGCTTAAGAACCCCGATGTGGAAAGTAGTTCTGGTCTGGGTCTGACAAATGTAAATGAACGGATAATGTTGTTATTCGGAAGCAGTTATGGAATGGACATATACAGTGAGTACGAAAAGGGAACTGTTGTTATGCTAAAATTACCTGCCAAAACAAGAGAGGAGCTGGAAAGCAATGTACAGAATGTTAATAGCAGATGATGAACCTTTCATTGTTGAGGGGCTTAAATACATTATGAACTGGGAAGAGTTCGGTATTGAGCTGATAGGTACAGCTTCGAACGGTTTTGAAGCATTGGAGCTAATAAAAAAGGGAGGAGCAGACCTCCTTATTACAGATATAAAAATGCCTAAAATGAGTGGGCTGGAACTAATACAAAAGGTAAAGGAGCTTAAGCTAAACACTCGTTTTATTATCTTAAGCGGCTATGATGACTTTGAATATTTGAAGGAGTCGATAAAGCTTGGTATAGAGAATTACCTTCTAAAGCCAATAAACTGCGAAGAACTCGAAGAAACAATAGTGAATGCAAGAAATAAACTTGAAAGCCAGAATTTGCAAAATTCGTATTCAAATAAAGATATGGATATTATAAAAAATAATATCCTCTATAGGTGGGTTACTGCCTCCATAAGCGAGAGTGAACTATTAGAGAGGGCTTCGCTTCTTGATATTCCATTGGAATATTCAAAATATGTAGCATGTATTCTCAGACTTTTTCCAAATACAGATGCCGGTGACGACTTGTACGTACTTATACAAAAAGCAGAAGAAATTTGCGCTAATGCAATAAAGTCCTGCAACTCAGGAGTTATATTTTGTACTCCTGAAAACAACATTGTATTCATAATGAATGATTTGGAAGAGTCTCATAATCTAGCTAGGCATTGTATAAGCAATTTGAAGGATGACTTGAATGTAAACTGTTTTATTACGATTGGCAGCATTGAGAATGATTATAAAATTGTATCGAGAAGCTACTTCAGAGCGCTGGAATTGCAGCAGCACTCAATAATAATGCCGGCCAATAGCATACTTGATTACTTAAGCTTTATGAAAAGGTCAACAGAAAAGAATGAAAGTATTAGTCCTTTAATAAAAAGAGTTTTAGAGTACGTCAAAAATAACCATTCCAGTGATCTTAGCTTAAAAACATTAGCAATTGACTTCAACGCCAATTCCAACTACTTGGGACAATTGTTCAAAGAAGAAACAGGCGAATATTTCTCTGATTATTTAAATATGGTAAGAATAAACAAAGCAAAGGAACTCCTTCAAAGCACTGGCAAAAGTACTAAAGACATCTCCGTCGATGTAGGATATAAGGATGTAAACTATTTCTACAAAACTTTTAAAAAGTATTGTGGAGTTTCACCTTCAGAGTTTCGGAGCATGTAGACGATTCTACTGACCTGACTTTTTTGATATCCACTGATCGATTTGCCTCTGCTGTTCATCCATAACTTTGTCAAGTCCAGCCTTCTTGTATTTTTCAATCACCTTGGGAATATAAATTTTAGGATCAACTGCGCCAACAAAAACAGGTGCTTCTACTTCCTCAGTTACTTCTGTTATTTTGGCTATCTCACTTTCTACTGGTGTCGGGTCAAAGTTGAATTCCAACAAAGGTGAAATAATTGCCCTTGAATCAAAATCTTTGAAATCCTCGTTCAATGTTTTAGGATAATAGGACATGGAATATGCCAGATAACTGTTTCCGTAGGTATGATTTGCAATAGAATACCCATTGCCGCACATATCTATAACATTTTCCGAAACCTTTTTATAGTGTATCCCCTCTATACCGTATCCTAACAGGTTGTATAAATACTTGTCGGTATTAAGCAATTCCAAAAACATCATTACCCTTTCCGGGTCCTCAGAGGTAGAGGATATTGCCTGCATATGATATTCTATATCCTTTTTGGTAATAAACGGCTGCCTTAAGGGTACAGTTACAACATCGTACCCCAAGCGGTTTGAAAGCTCACTTGAGACCCTGGGATTGTATGCTGAAGCACCGACAAACCAATTTCCAGTTTTCTCATAGCCAGCTATACTTTTTATAGTGGCTGCATCTTGAAGAATATAGGCTTTTTTATACCATTTATGCATTAAAGCTGCATATTGCTGAAACTCGGGTGTTTCAAAAGTATTCACCAGCTTGTAGTCTGTCCGGTTATCAAAGTATAAAGCACTTGGTACCTGCTCGTCGATTCTTTCCATAGGCATGGAAAAAGCGGAACAAGAATATGCACATATCAGGTAAGGGACAACATCGGGTTCATTTTCCTTTATAACCTGAAACATAGGTTCCAAATCTTCAAGCTCTGAGACGGATGATATGTCAAATCCATACTTTTGCACATATTTTTTATTAAGTGTAATACAGAATTGGTGCCCAAGTTCCTTTATCGACGGAACGGCGTATATTTTACCGTTTACTTTTGCACCATCCAACAATACTTTGGGAGAACGCTCCAAAATACCCTTTCCGTATTTCTCTAGCAAGGTATCAAGCTCAACGAAAGATCCTTTTAAGGAGTTTTGGACATAGCTGTTTATCCAAGCAGATGTAAAGCATAAATCAAACTTTTGACCGGATGAAATTACTGACTTAATTTCCTTATCGTAATTGTTAAAATCAATCAATTCCAACTTTAGTCTGGCATTTATTTTTTTCTTAAGGTATTTGTTAACCTCTTCTAAGACAAGTCCGGAATCCTTCTGAGGAGTATTCATATGATACCAGACAATTTCATATTCCGGTAATGGAGAACTACTGTCATTTTGTTTCAGCGTTCCATTACTCTGCAAATTTTGATCACATGCAGCAAAAAGAATAGTAATGCATAAGAGAATTAAAACACATAATTTAATTTTAATAGTGCTCCTGCCCATTTAACACTTTCCCCCTAATAATAGCGATGCTGGCAATATAAAACTATATCTCTATGTAATATTAATGGTCTATATTGAGTAATTACATTTAGTCTGCGAGGTTCTGCAGCGTTAGGTTATACTTTGATGAAAGTCAGTATTGACTAATGCAAGATGTTTTTGAAGAAGTATATAGTTGTATTATACAAATTATACCATGCTTTGGCTTATTAATCAAAGCAGATATTAAAATTATCGTAATTAAATATAAAATAATGATAATCAAAATGATTAATTTTAACAGCAAATGCTTAATATGTAAAAAATGCGGCAGGAGAGCCACAATCCTGCCGCATTTTTTATATTATATTTTAATAAACGTATACCATTTTTCCAACTCTTAATGCAATTGGTTTTGACCACAGCCATTTATTTGTTGCACTATCATCAAAATAATACAATGCGCCGTTCGTTGGGTCAACCCCGTTAAGCGCTTCCAATGCGGCTTGTTTTGCAGAAGATGTTGCAGGTTTGTTTATCCAACCGTTTTCAACGGGTGTAAACTGATAATAGCGGCTATCCTTCTGATAAATGACACCACTAATGGTGTTTGGAAACTGGGAACTCTTTACCCTGTTTACCACTACTGCACCAACCCCAACCTTTGCTTGATAGGGCTCACTGGCTGCTTCAGCATTGATGAGCCTTGCAAGCAAATCGAGTTCATAAGCGGAATAGGATATTGCCGATTTACTGGTATTTACTCCATTTGCAATAGGTAAAACTAACTTCTGACCAATATAAAGTGAATTGTCCCACTTATTGTTTGCTTTTCTCAAGGATAAAAGCGAAATTCCAGCTCTTTTAGCAATAAGGTAGAGTGAGTCACCGCTTTTTACTGTATAATCTACGCCCGGAACTTTGAGTACCTGGCCGGGATAGATTGTATTGCTCGACAAATTATTATCTGTCTTAATTTTTGTTGTACTTGTGTTGAAGGTCTGGCTGATGGAATAAATTGAGTCATTGTTTACAACAGTGTAACTGCTTGCATTGACTGGTATAGCCAACGCTAAAGTTAAGGCTGTAGTAGCAATAAATACTGCTGCCTTTTTAGTAAAATACATATTAAATTCCCCCTTTTAGCCTTCGAGGTTAGTTGACGGGTTCGGGTTAAGGTACCCTACTCAATAGATGAGATTCACCCCGGATATTGCATCCCCCGTACTCCTTATGGAGATTCGGCTTTACCGTGCTATTTTAACAGAGACCACGGGGTAACTCCATACAAAGATTATGGAAACTAAGGAAATATTCAGTGCCTCGCTTCTGAATCACAAAACCTGAAGTGCCCTATTATATTTTGTGAATTGTACCAATTGAGCAAATGGTTTTCCTCTTTCGGGTATGTACTGGCATTGTGAATTATATAGGGTACACCATTTTTGCCTCTTTTATCAGATATGATGGCAACATGCTGCGGTAAAACAACGATGTCTCCCCTTTGCCATTGTACCAGGTTGCTTTTGTCATAAGGTATGACTTCTGTTGTTAAATTCATGGCATATTTCTTGAAAAAAACATACTGGTTCTTAACACGCCTGAAATCAATATTTGGATCGGGGTTTGCAACTGAGCCGGAATAATCCTGTAGATTTTGTTTGATATCTTTATCAATATTGGATTTAAGGTCGTAGCCTGCATTTTTAAGGGCTCTCCATACAACATCGGTACAAACCCCTTCAGTTTGGGGAGGATAGCCGCCTGAATAATATTCGCTCTTGTATTTAGGGTGGTTTCGAATTTCCTTTCTGGCACCCTCTAAAATGTCATCAAGATCAGAAATACCGTCTTTATCCATGTCGCTGTTTACTACAAGATTTTCTACATCTATCTTTGGTCTCATAAAATATAAATAATCTCCGTAAAGAAAGTAGTTGATAGGCATAATAGCTGCAATACCCAAAATTAAAACAACACTGCTAATTATTAATACTTTTTTCATCCTATTGCTCCCGTTTTTAAGTAATCAAGTAAAATTAATATTCTGCCAGATCAATAATTATACTATAACTTTTTACTGAACAATACAATATAGTTGAAGATTTTGACTGGCTGTAAAAAATTCAGTTGATGTAGTTTTAATGGATATAAACCTTTCCGCAAATCAAAAAGATGGAATCCTGGCAGTACTTGAAATTTTAAAAATCAAAAATATCGTAAAAATTATAATGCTTAACAAATAGCATAAAAAAGTAAGACAAACATCCGTCTGCCTTACTTTAAACTAATATACTTTCACTATAAACTTGCGTCGTCCTAATTCTGAGACCTTGAGTTAAGACAAACGTAAATTACTACTTTTCAATTATTACCGTTTGACTTTCTGAATCCCAGTTGACTTTTGCATTTAAACTTTCTGCTACGGCTCTTACTGGAACTAAGGTTCTACCATTTAATATTTGAGGCTCTACATCTAACTCTATTTGTTTTTCTCCTGTTGTAATTATTTTGTTTCCTATTTGCATTACTATTGTTGTTTTATCTTTGGTTGCTGTAATCGTTTTGGTTGTATCTTCCCATTCTACTGTAGCTCCCATTGCTTCAAATATTGCTCTCATTGGCACAAGGGTTCTTCCGTTTTGTATGATAGGGGGTTGGTCTAGTTTTAGATCTGTTCCGTTGATTGTTATTTTTATTTTGTTTTCTGTCAGCTGTATTAGTCCTTTTTTTCCATCTTTAACGTATGCCAGAATGCCATTTTCCTGGGTAAACCAAGTATCATCTATGCTTTTGTCAAAGTCGGATATTTTGTTCCCTTTGTCATCAATAAAGTAGTATTGGTTTTCTTTTTTTACTAGAGCCCTATTGTTTATAAATTTACACGCATCATCAAATTGGGGTTTTATTATTTCTTGTCCTTTTATGTTTATGTATCCAATTTTTTTGTCTACCATGACCATTATTAATCCATCATACATTGATCCCGATATTCCGTCATATTTTGGAGTTACGATTACTTTTCCTTCCGCGTTATATATTCCGCATTTATCGCCTTTTTCATTCCAGTATGTTGCATATCCATCTTGGAAGTAGTTTACGCAGTAGTTTTCCGGTTTTATGACCCATTTTCCTGTCTTGTCGATTGCTCCCCATTTTCCGTTTTGCTCTACTATTGCAATTCCTTCGTCACTAAATATTTGGCAACTACTATTATCTTTTATTGCTATATCAGTGTAGAGTGGTTTTATTATCCATTTGCCTGTTTTGTCTACTATTCCCCATTTTTGTGTTGTTTTATCTTTTGCTAGTGCTATTCCTTTGTTGTATGAGAGTAATTCTTCTAGTTGATCACTTGTATATACGATTTTGCCTGTTTTATCAATATATCCTACGTTCAATCCAGTTTCTACTTTTATATTTACACAA includes the following:
- a CDS encoding DUF1287 domain-containing protein, which translates into the protein MKKVLIISSVVLILGIAAIMPINYFLYGDYLYFMRPKIDVENLVVNSDMDKDGISDLDDILEGARKEIRNHPKYKSEYYSGGYPPQTEGVCTDVVWRALKNAGYDLKSNIDKDIKQNLQDYSGSVANPDPNIDFRRVKNQYVFFKKYAMNLTTEVIPYDKSNLVQWQRGDIVVLPQHVAIISDKRGKNGVPYIIHNASTYPKEENHLLNWYNSQNIIGHFRFCDSEARH
- a CDS encoding cache domain-containing sensor histidine kinase, encoding MVINIYKGLFGRKFFNKVFLIYSLTTICAIIIIAYMSSLNIDISLKNKETENNGKVLTSINAYFEQKIASSRSIAVNIYTSRSINAEIVYLMKNGYYKHLQYKYDKLLSSPENKYNGFESYFDSCLYRDRDILGISIYSGTQSEAFVYSNTGLSIYDKDPVITNYFKNQSVNDQGVMIIPTHPVNFLNDSNASRVFTVVYQVKDTFSSDVSGYITIDYSIDGIKNEFSKYSNDYKGTVLIFTQQGKTIFDSSDTYYNNDYPFYSSLNDTKGASQLYKNNIVNTVISLDSGTLAAAILPQQLLEDGRNRSGRTIFLISFACIIATLLLTFITMLTFSKRIGSLMSGIKSIDSGDLSSRITIKSKQDEISEIAGSFNNMCDHLNEYIEKVYMSEIKQKQAQLKALEAQINPHFLYNTLESIRMRALVNGSKDVAEMIYLLSSLFRNSVKGKFVITIGEEIKYCKMYIELFNMRFIDNIQVTFDIKEDTACKLWYHEAFNTASDRKLYCSWN
- a CDS encoding response regulator transcription factor, which gives rise to MYRMLIADDEPFIVEGLKYIMNWEEFGIELIGTASNGFEALELIKKGGADLLITDIKMPKMSGLELIQKVKELKLNTRFIILSGYDDFEYLKESIKLGIENYLLKPINCEELEETIVNARNKLESQNLQNSYSNKDMDIIKNNILYRWVTASISESELLERASLLDIPLEYSKYVACILRLFPNTDAGDDLYVLIQKAEEICANAIKSCNSGVIFCTPENNIVFIMNDLEESHNLARHCISNLKDDLNVNCFITIGSIENDYKIVSRSYFRALELQQHSIIMPANSILDYLSFMKRSTEKNESISPLIKRVLEYVKNNHSSDLSLKTLAIDFNANSNYLGQLFKEETGEYFSDYLNMVRINKAKELLQSTGKSTKDISVDVGYKDVNYFYKTFKKYCGVSPSEFRSM
- a CDS encoding sensor histidine kinase — translated: MKHSIQPLIENYIVHGIDTDRPDNLLTIRAFKHEGDIYIYVIDNGSGIPEEKLNHIKQKLKNPDVESSSGLGLTNVNERIMLLFGSSYGMDIYSEYEKGTVVMLKLPAKTREELESNVQNVNSR
- a CDS encoding ABC transporter substrate-binding protein codes for the protein MGRSTIKIKLCVLILLCITILFAACDQNLQSNGTLKQNDSSSPLPEYEIVWYHMNTPQKDSGLVLEEVNKYLKKKINARLKLELIDFNNYDKEIKSVISSGQKFDLCFTSAWINSYVQNSLKGSFVELDTLLEKYGKGILERSPKVLLDGAKVNGKIYAVPSIKELGHQFCITLNKKYVQKYGFDISSVSELEDLEPMFQVIKENEPDVVPYLICAYSCSAFSMPMERIDEQVPSALYFDNRTDYKLVNTFETPEFQQYAALMHKWYKKAYILQDAATIKSIAGYEKTGNWFVGASAYNPRVSSELSNRLGYDVVTVPLRQPFITKKDIEYHMQAISSTSEDPERVMMFLELLNTDKYLYNLLGYGIEGIHYKKVSENVIDMCGNGYSIANHTYGNSYLAYSMSYYPKTLNEDFKDFDSRAIISPLLEFNFDPTPVESEIAKITEVTEEVEAPVFVGAVDPKIYIPKVIEKYKKAGLDKVMDEQQRQIDQWISKKSGQ
- a CDS encoding cell wall hydrolase produces the protein MYFTKKAAVFIATTALTLALAIPVNASSYTVVNNDSIYSISQTFNTSTTKIKTDNNLSSNTIYPGQVLKVPGVDYTVKSGDSLYLIAKRAGISLLSLRKANNKWDNSLYIGQKLVLPIANGVNTSKSAISYSAYELDLLARLINAEAASEPYQAKVGVGAVVVNRVKSSQFPNTISGVIYQKDSRYYQFTPVENGWINKPATSSAKQAALEALNGVDPTNGALYYFDDSATNKWLWSKPIALRVGKMVYVY
- a CDS encoding WG repeat-containing protein, whose amino-acid sequence is MKISRIFLLLTIVIGLLSSTAAYAKSVSYTDITEAKWDDIRPYSEGMSAVMQKVIKKDAYGNDAEGEAWGFIDEQGNVIVEPKYGRVGDFHEGVAWAIIETGIGFSGEVDVQVINKKGEVILDGDKLAEDRYYNASDCSEGIIGLETDAQCYVDYYDLTGKYIAGSRDASENDQSYITTGFEFKEGIACVNIKVETGLNVGYIDKTGKIVYTSDQLEELLSYNKGIALAKDKTTQKWGIVDKTGKWIIKPLYTDIAIKDNSSCQIFSDEGIAIVEQNGKWGAIDKTGKWVIKPENYCVNYFQDGYATYWNEKGDKCGIYNAEGKVIVTPKYDGISGSMYDGLIMVMVDKKIGYINIKGQEIIKPQFDDACKFINNRALVKKENQYYFIDDKGNKISDFDKSIDDTWFTQENGILAYVKDGKKGLIQLTENKIKITINGTDLKLDQPPIIQNGRTLVPMRAIFEAMGATVEWEDTTKTITATKDKTTIVMQIGNKIITTGEKQIELDVEPQILNGRTLVPVRAVAESLNAKVNWDSESQTVIIEK